One window of Treponema denticola genomic DNA carries:
- a CDS encoding tetratricopeptide repeat protein: MVSTIIISFFIIIIAVVILVLVATRSKSSSSGGRKKVKGRAGLMKEASRRLAQNPHDVEGLYIMGDIYYQDQDWEKAYMAYSALLDRMKPLEMNKQLDIAIRYGICALKTNRLPEAKKGFLLAETINPKNLDVSYNLGYIYYLEKEYEKAVKFFKRTLILEPNSFLATKYLGYTFKYLHKYAEALPALKKALDFKPDDKEVLFAMGECFYETEATDRCLKILNHLRVDPVFGPQASLYTGMIRAKADQLERAIEDFQIGLKHTGTPLDISNELKYRLAQAYIKTQEIGQALHLLKEIQSISPGYKDAATLIMRYQELNKNKNLQIYLMSGQSEFVALCRKIVARFYPKAKVKIVDISVLAAYTDIVAEIDTSRFSDTVIFRFFRSQGTVGELLLRELHARLKEVKGGTGICMSAGTFTEEAVRFSEGRPLDLYDKTRLSNVLNSLK, from the coding sequence ATGGTATCGACTATTATTATTTCTTTTTTTATTATTATTATCGCTGTTGTTATCCTTGTCCTTGTAGCTACACGAAGCAAATCCTCATCTTCAGGAGGAAGAAAGAAAGTTAAAGGCAGAGCCGGTTTAATGAAAGAAGCCTCACGCCGTTTAGCTCAAAACCCTCATGATGTCGAAGGTTTATATATAATGGGAGATATTTATTATCAAGACCAAGACTGGGAAAAGGCATATATGGCATACTCGGCCTTACTGGACAGAATGAAACCGCTCGAAATGAACAAACAGCTGGATATTGCTATCAGATACGGTATCTGTGCATTGAAAACAAACAGACTCCCTGAGGCAAAAAAAGGCTTTCTTCTTGCAGAAACAATCAATCCTAAAAATCTCGATGTAAGCTATAATTTAGGCTATATCTATTATCTCGAAAAAGAGTATGAAAAAGCCGTTAAATTTTTCAAAAGAACCTTAATACTTGAACCAAACAGCTTTTTGGCAACAAAGTACCTCGGATATACTTTTAAGTACTTACATAAATACGCTGAAGCCCTTCCGGCTTTAAAAAAAGCCCTGGATTTTAAACCCGATGATAAGGAAGTTTTGTTTGCAATGGGCGAATGTTTTTATGAAACGGAAGCGACTGACCGATGCTTAAAGATATTAAACCATCTTAGAGTAGATCCTGTTTTCGGACCTCAAGCCTCATTATACACAGGTATGATAAGAGCAAAGGCCGATCAGTTGGAAAGAGCTATTGAAGACTTCCAAATAGGCTTAAAGCATACCGGAACACCTTTGGATATTTCTAATGAGCTAAAATACAGACTAGCTCAAGCCTATATAAAAACTCAAGAAATAGGTCAAGCCCTTCATCTTTTAAAAGAAATCCAGTCCATAAGCCCGGGATATAAGGATGCGGCGACCTTAATAATGAGATATCAGGAATTAAACAAAAACAAAAACTTACAGATATACCTAATGTCAGGTCAAAGTGAATTCGTAGCTCTTTGCCGCAAAATCGTAGCCCGTTTTTATCCGAAAGCTAAGGTAAAAATAGTGGATATTTCCGTATTGGCAGCTTATACCGATATAGTTGCCGAAATAGATACCTCTCGATTTTCGGATACGGTTATTTTTAGATTTTTTAGATCGCAGGGAACGGTAGGTGAGTTGCTGCTTAGAGAACTGCATGCACGGCTAAAAGAAGTCAAAGGCGGAACGGGAATTTGTATGAGTGCCGGAACCTTTACCGAAGAAGCTGTTAGGTTCTCTGAAGGGCGACCTTTAGACTTATACGATAAAACAAGGCTTTCAAACGTTTTAAACTCCTTAAAATAA
- a CDS encoding IMP dehydrogenase, with translation MAFFYDEPSHTFSEYLLVPRLSGIEHIPQAVSLKTPLTKYKKGKEPKISLNIPLVSSIMQSVSDHNMAIALAREGGISFIFGSQSIESEAKMAAKVKNYRAGFVESDSNLTPEQTLSDVLDLKDRTDHTTVAVTHDGTGHGKLLGVVTGRDYRIGHTDLNTRVKEFMTPIERLHVAEEGISLKKAQDIIWEYKLNSLPILDKKGCLVAFVFRKDYESNAENPLELLDEKKRYMVGAGINTRDYEERVPALVEAGADVLCIDSSDGFSDWQKQTIKFVKEKYGDSIPIGAGNVVDADGFNFLADAGADFIKVGIGGGSICITRETKGIGRGQATALIEVAKARDEYFKKKGVYIPICSDGGIVFDYHITLALAMGSDFCMLGRYFARFDESPTNKVLINGNYMKEYWGEGSARARNWQRYDSGGEKKLSFEEGVDSYVPYAGKLHDNVAVTLNKIRSTMCNCGVLSIPEFQRDAKITLVSSASIIEGGPHDVVLKDMSHSSSSNY, from the coding sequence ATGGCTTTTTTTTATGATGAACCTTCGCATACATTCAGCGAATATTTATTGGTCCCGCGCCTTTCGGGAATCGAGCACATTCCTCAGGCGGTTTCTCTTAAAACGCCTTTAACAAAATATAAAAAAGGTAAAGAGCCTAAAATCAGCTTAAATATTCCTCTTGTTTCGTCGATTATGCAGTCCGTTTCCGATCACAATATGGCTATTGCACTTGCACGGGAAGGAGGTATTTCCTTTATCTTCGGCTCGCAATCAATTGAAAGTGAAGCCAAGATGGCAGCAAAAGTAAAAAACTATAGAGCAGGTTTTGTCGAAAGCGATTCAAACCTCACGCCTGAGCAAACTTTAAGCGATGTTTTAGACTTAAAGGACAGGACAGACCACACTACCGTTGCCGTAACCCATGACGGAACAGGACACGGAAAGCTATTAGGTGTGGTTACGGGAAGGGATTACCGCATAGGACATACCGATTTAAATACTAGGGTAAAAGAATTTATGACCCCTATCGAACGCCTCCATGTTGCCGAAGAAGGGATAAGCTTAAAAAAAGCCCAAGACATTATCTGGGAATATAAGCTCAATTCGCTTCCGATTCTTGATAAAAAAGGCTGTCTTGTTGCCTTTGTTTTTAGAAAGGATTATGAAAGCAATGCGGAAAACCCGCTCGAACTTCTTGATGAAAAAAAACGCTACATGGTAGGAGCCGGTATAAATACAAGGGACTATGAAGAACGAGTCCCCGCCCTTGTGGAAGCGGGAGCCGATGTACTTTGTATAGACTCATCGGACGGATTCAGCGATTGGCAAAAGCAAACTATTAAATTTGTAAAAGAAAAATACGGAGATTCAATTCCCATAGGGGCCGGCAATGTTGTAGATGCTGACGGCTTTAATTTTTTAGCGGATGCAGGTGCCGATTTTATAAAGGTTGGAATAGGAGGCGGTTCAATCTGTATTACCCGTGAGACAAAGGGAATAGGAAGAGGTCAGGCCACTGCCCTAATAGAGGTTGCCAAGGCCCGGGATGAATATTTTAAAAAGAAGGGCGTTTATATTCCTATCTGCTCCGACGGCGGAATCGTTTTTGATTACCACATAACCCTAGCCCTAGCTATGGGCAGCGACTTCTGTATGCTTGGACGCTACTTTGCCCGCTTTGACGAAAGCCCTACAAATAAGGTATTGATTAACGGAAACTATATGAAAGAATACTGGGGCGAAGGTTCTGCGAGGGCAAGGAACTGGCAACGATACGATTCGGGCGGAGAGAAAAAGCTTTCTTTTGAAGAGGGTGTAGACTCATACGTTCCCTATGCAGGAAAACTCCACGATAATGTTGCGGTAACCTTAAACAAAATACGCTCAACAATGTGTAATTGCGGGGTTTTAAGTATTCCGGAATTCCAGCGTGATGCAAAAATAACTTTAGTTTCTTCGGCAAGTATCATTGAAGGCGGACCTCACGATGTTGTCTTAAAAGACATGAGCCATTCTTCAAGCTCAAATTATTAA
- a CDS encoding DUF4139 domain-containing protein yields MKKLFSMLISLMCMTTVFSDSVNEFNEDDLPLKRVTLYSSGVAHYEHEGRVKGNGKIEMLFLPSQISDVLKSIFVKDPAAKNLSINYQSEDTLKKTMQSLKIDLSENDSIFKILNSQKGAEIEIYTPSKITGKILSVDKIEDSKPDMILSIAAADGVKIISLKDVQSFKFTEPQRNEDLQKALSLILEASAKERKLISIDIEAAGERNIGLSYVMEAPIWKPSYRLDMGNTSAAFQAWAIIDNSTDLDWKDVKLTLTSGRPVGFRQNLYEPYYTERETIPILAGQTADIETFDSAYDDDMAYEETMPIPLMEKRAYAKAAAPSMDEAKESSYFENQTIAKSSAGEMFAFSPVKPVNLPRQKSTMIPLSLASLPAQKYSVFSSIPYGSDVHPKLCISIENNSGLKFPAGPITVFENGEYSGDAILEFLPENEKRLIAFGDDIDVRGTKTEDFDEHIHSLKIVKGVLTKRYKSSKNSVYTIKNSASKERSIIVEHFISSGFNLADEKKLLEKTSNKYRFNIKVKANSQEKLDVVEERFFEEIIQVNMMDNNSMIAISSNAKMPEKIKKAFKDILNEKVKVDKAQIALNSLQNEQKNLNAEQDRIRKNLQAVGSETQQGRMFLDKLLEIENSLENLKKKIGQSEKEYSNLRSAFLEYVEKINIE; encoded by the coding sequence ATGAAAAAATTATTTTCTATGTTGATTTCATTAATGTGTATGACTACGGTTTTTTCTGATTCTGTAAATGAGTTTAATGAGGATGATCTTCCTTTAAAAAGAGTGACCCTATATTCCTCAGGCGTTGCTCATTATGAGCATGAGGGCAGGGTGAAAGGCAACGGAAAAATAGAGATGTTGTTTTTGCCTTCCCAGATAAGTGACGTGCTAAAATCTATTTTTGTAAAAGATCCTGCTGCAAAGAATTTATCGATAAATTATCAATCGGAAGATACCCTAAAAAAAACTATGCAAAGTTTAAAGATAGATTTATCTGAAAATGACTCTATTTTTAAGATACTTAACTCGCAGAAGGGAGCCGAAATTGAAATTTATACGCCGAGTAAGATTACCGGTAAAATTTTAAGTGTAGATAAAATTGAAGACTCTAAACCGGATATGATTTTGTCGATTGCTGCGGCAGACGGTGTTAAGATAATATCCTTAAAAGATGTACAATCTTTTAAATTTACGGAGCCCCAAAGGAATGAGGACTTACAAAAGGCTTTAAGTCTTATTTTGGAAGCTTCTGCAAAGGAAAGGAAGCTCATTTCGATTGATATAGAAGCTGCCGGAGAGCGTAATATAGGGCTTTCTTATGTTATGGAAGCTCCTATTTGGAAGCCTTCGTATAGGCTTGATATGGGCAATACAAGTGCAGCTTTTCAGGCTTGGGCCATAATCGATAACTCTACGGATCTTGATTGGAAGGATGTAAAACTCACCCTTACAAGCGGCCGTCCCGTAGGATTTAGACAAAATTTGTATGAACCCTATTATACCGAGCGAGAAACTATTCCGATTCTTGCAGGTCAGACGGCCGATATTGAAACCTTTGATTCCGCTTATGATGACGATATGGCTTATGAAGAAACTATGCCCATACCGCTGATGGAAAAAAGGGCTTATGCAAAGGCGGCTGCTCCCTCCATGGACGAAGCCAAGGAATCTTCTTATTTTGAAAATCAGACTATTGCGAAGAGTAGTGCGGGGGAAATGTTTGCCTTCAGCCCTGTAAAGCCTGTTAATTTACCTAGGCAGAAGAGTACGATGATTCCTCTTAGCCTTGCATCGCTTCCTGCGCAAAAATACTCGGTTTTTTCGAGTATACCTTATGGTTCCGATGTTCATCCTAAGTTGTGTATCAGTATCGAAAATAATTCCGGTCTAAAGTTCCCTGCAGGGCCCATTACGGTTTTTGAAAATGGAGAGTACTCAGGCGACGCTATTTTGGAATTTTTACCGGAAAATGAAAAACGGCTCATAGCCTTTGGTGATGATATAGATGTGCGGGGAACAAAAACCGAGGATTTTGATGAGCATATTCATAGTCTTAAAATAGTAAAAGGCGTTTTAACAAAAAGGTATAAGTCGTCTAAAAACTCTGTCTATACTATCAAGAATTCTGCATCAAAAGAACGCTCCATTATAGTTGAACATTTTATAAGCTCAGGTTTTAATCTTGCCGATGAAAAAAAATTGCTGGAAAAAACATCGAATAAGTACAGGTTTAATATCAAGGTTAAGGCTAACTCTCAAGAAAAACTTGATGTAGTTGAAGAAAGATTTTTTGAAGAAATTATCCAAGTTAATATGATGGATAATAATTCCATGATAGCTATTTCCTCCAACGCTAAGATGCCTGAAAAGATAAAAAAAGCTTTCAAAGATATTTTAAATGAAAAGGTAAAAGTTGATAAGGCCCAAATTGCCTTGAATAGCTTACAAAATGAGCAAAAAAATCTTAATGCCGAGCAGGATAGAATCCGTAAAAATCTTCAAGCTGTCGGTTCCGAGACCCAACAGGGAAGGATGTTTTTAGATAAACTTTTGGAGATAGAAAATTCTTTGGAGAATTTAAAGAAGAAAATCGGTCAAAGTGAAAAAGAATATTCTAACCTGCGATCCGCTTTTTTAGAATATGTTGAAAAAATTAATATAGAATGA
- a CDS encoding carbon-nitrogen hydrolase family protein: MKIGLCASENIDNDIDFNISQIEGFIEKTRSEKPDLLLFGESFLQGFDSLCFEYKKDILTALQINSEPIAKIRSITQKEKTAIGFGFIENDHGAIFSSYIILGKNGEMLCLYKRVSQGWRIEGTCADYREGKAFFEFDFEGKRLAVFICGDLWEDNLLEPIINLNPDAFLWPVFCGYTKEEWKNGEGSAYAERTAILDKPVLFINSLVKENAPAIGGGAFVWHHGNLIKEIPMGETGFLLYEI, encoded by the coding sequence ATGAAAATCGGACTTTGTGCATCGGAAAATATAGATAATGATATTGATTTTAATATATCGCAAATCGAAGGCTTTATAGAAAAGACAAGGTCTGAAAAGCCCGATCTTCTTCTCTTTGGAGAAAGTTTTTTACAGGGCTTTGATTCTCTTTGTTTTGAGTATAAAAAAGATATTTTGACAGCTCTTCAAATCAACTCGGAACCCATTGCAAAGATTCGTTCAATTACCCAAAAAGAAAAAACAGCCATAGGTTTCGGTTTTATCGAAAACGATCATGGTGCTATTTTCAGCTCATACATAATATTAGGAAAAAACGGAGAAATGCTGTGCCTTTATAAAAGAGTTTCCCAAGGCTGGAGAATTGAAGGTACCTGTGCCGACTATCGTGAAGGGAAAGCGTTTTTTGAGTTTGATTTTGAGGGTAAACGCCTTGCCGTTTTTATCTGCGGAGACTTATGGGAAGATAATCTTTTAGAGCCTATTATAAACCTCAATCCCGATGCCTTTTTATGGCCGGTATTTTGCGGTTATACAAAAGAAGAATGGAAAAACGGTGAAGGCTCTGCCTACGCCGAAAGAACTGCAATCCTCGATAAACCTGTTTTATTTATAAACTCCCTTGTAAAGGAAAATGCTCCGGCTATAGGAGGCGGCGCCTTTGTATGGCATCACGGTAACCTCATAAAAGAAATACCGATGGGCGAAACAGGCTTTTTGTTATACGAAATTTAA
- a CDS encoding glycine hydroxymethyltransferase, with amino-acid sequence MKEGLKKYLEKEGSNAKLAMVAYLANLDQVASVYPEVASSIVKEIENQRSHLKLIASENYSSLAVQAAMGNLLTDKYAEGFPEHRYYGGCENVDAVEMAACEEACKIFGAEHAYVQPHSGADANIVAYWAILNAKVEEPFLKKFETVVDGKVKKMSLEGLNHEEWEELRHALGNQKLMGLDYYSGGHLTHGYVQNVSSKMFKTCSYTVNKETGELDYAEIEKRAMEEKPLILLAGYSAYPRKINFKKFREIADKCGAVLMVDMAHFAGLVAGKVFEGEYNPVLWADVVTTTTHKTLRGPRGAMVLCKKEFAEFVDKGCPLVIGGPLPHVMASKAVAFREASSKEYQDYAHNVRDNAAALAEECMKLGMKLQTNGTDNHLMLINVTKYGLNGRQAETAMSECGVTLNRNSLPFDPNGPWWTSGLRVGTPAVTSLGMGKPEMKQIASIIDRVLKASKPGVTKSGAPSKANVVVDPAVKAEIQKEVDAILHKFVLYPELDLDYLKSIYC; translated from the coding sequence ATGAAAGAAGGTTTAAAAAAATACCTTGAAAAGGAAGGCTCAAATGCAAAGTTAGCTATGGTTGCATATTTGGCCAATTTGGATCAGGTCGCATCCGTGTATCCTGAGGTTGCATCAAGTATTGTAAAAGAAATAGAAAATCAGCGAAGTCACTTAAAACTTATCGCCAGCGAAAACTATTCTTCATTGGCTGTGCAGGCTGCTATGGGTAACCTGCTGACCGATAAATATGCCGAAGGCTTCCCCGAACACAGATATTACGGAGGATGCGAAAACGTCGATGCCGTTGAAATGGCTGCCTGCGAAGAAGCATGTAAGATTTTTGGAGCCGAGCACGCCTATGTTCAGCCCCATTCAGGTGCTGATGCAAATATCGTAGCTTATTGGGCTATCTTAAATGCCAAGGTTGAAGAACCCTTCTTAAAGAAATTTGAAACGGTTGTAGACGGAAAAGTTAAAAAGATGAGCCTTGAAGGTTTGAACCATGAGGAGTGGGAAGAATTACGCCATGCTCTTGGAAATCAAAAACTGATGGGCTTGGATTATTATTCGGGCGGACATCTTACCCACGGCTATGTTCAAAACGTTTCTTCAAAAATGTTTAAGACATGCTCATATACGGTAAACAAAGAAACCGGTGAGCTTGATTATGCCGAAATTGAAAAAAGAGCGATGGAAGAAAAGCCTTTGATTCTTTTGGCAGGATACAGTGCCTATCCCAGAAAAATTAACTTTAAGAAATTTAGAGAGATTGCGGATAAATGCGGAGCCGTTTTAATGGTTGATATGGCCCACTTTGCCGGTCTTGTTGCAGGGAAGGTTTTTGAAGGCGAATATAACCCCGTTCTTTGGGCTGATGTGGTAACAACTACAACCCACAAAACTCTTCGAGGCCCCCGCGGTGCTATGGTTCTTTGTAAAAAAGAATTTGCCGAATTTGTTGATAAGGGATGCCCCCTTGTAATCGGCGGCCCTCTTCCCCATGTTATGGCTTCAAAGGCTGTTGCCTTCCGCGAAGCAAGCAGCAAGGAATATCAGGACTATGCACACAATGTCCGCGATAATGCCGCTGCCCTTGCTGAAGAATGTATGAAGCTCGGAATGAAGCTCCAGACAAACGGAACAGACAATCACTTAATGCTGATTAATGTAACAAAATACGGCTTAAACGGCCGCCAAGCGGAAACTGCAATGTCCGAGTGCGGCGTAACCCTTAACCGAAACAGCTTACCCTTTGATCCGAACGGACCTTGGTGGACAAGCGGTTTACGCGTAGGAACTCCTGCAGTAACAAGTCTTGGAATGGGTAAACCCGAAATGAAGCAGATTGCATCAATTATCGACAGGGTATTGAAGGCTTCAAAACCCGGTGTAACAAAGAGCGGAGCTCCCAGCAAGGCTAATGTAGTTGTAGACCCTGCCGTAAAAGCAGAGATACAAAAAGAAGTAGATGCTATTTTACATAAATTTGTTCTTTATCCCGAATTGGATTTGGACTATTTAAAGAGCATCTATTGCTAA
- a CDS encoding CDP-alcohol phosphatidyltransferase family protein, with amino-acid sequence MEKRIGRLILFFWLFQFSAVFAIYKIFNTDTEIFSAFLIHITLWHSLLLFFLILYKGDFINVGTNLVLEKINLANGITLFRISSVPLIAFLLKQNSIEQIKIILAVVLILVFLTDFFDGFIARKFNQETRIGRMLDSMSDYSLLALISIVYYQLGLLPNWFFYLIFVRLMFQALGMLFFILLKFPVEIKSTRGGKITIAATMILYSLKVLQFFVPFFYNFKQLFLIGEYSCGFIIFVFLFEKIFIFYDHYKKYRKRNRET; translated from the coding sequence ATGGAAAAAAGAATCGGAAGGTTGATCTTATTTTTTTGGCTGTTTCAATTTTCAGCTGTTTTTGCAATTTATAAGATATTTAATACGGATACTGAGATTTTTAGTGCATTTTTGATACATATAACTCTCTGGCATTCGTTACTTTTGTTTTTTTTAATTCTATACAAGGGAGATTTTATAAATGTTGGGACTAATCTTGTGCTTGAGAAAATTAATCTTGCAAATGGAATTACTCTGTTCCGCATAAGTTCGGTTCCTTTAATAGCCTTTCTTTTAAAACAAAATTCGATAGAACAGATAAAAATAATCCTAGCTGTTGTTTTAATCTTGGTTTTTTTGACGGACTTTTTTGACGGTTTTATAGCCCGTAAATTTAATCAAGAAACAAGGATCGGCCGTATGCTGGATTCTATGAGTGATTACTCTCTGCTTGCTCTTATTTCGATTGTATATTATCAGCTTGGTTTATTGCCTAATTGGTTTTTCTATTTGATTTTTGTAAGATTAATGTTTCAAGCTTTGGGAATGCTTTTTTTTATATTATTAAAATTTCCTGTTGAAATAAAATCTACAAGGGGCGGCAAGATAACAATAGCGGCGACTATGATTCTTTACAGCCTCAAGGTGCTGCAATTTTTTGTTCCTTTTTTTTATAACTTTAAACAATTATTTTTAATAGGAGAATATTCCTGCGGTTTTATTATTTTTGTATTTTTGTTTGAAAAGATATTTATTTTCTATGATCATTATAAAAAATACCGCAAAAGGAATAGAGAAACTTAA